The following is a genomic window from Paenibacillus sp. FSL R5-0766.
ACAGAAAGAATTCTAGTTGGTGAACCCATATCAATTGTGGATGAACATGAAGAAAGCAACTCCTAAACGGGGCTGCTTTCTTTTTTTATTTGGAACGAAAAGAATGAACGCAAAAAAATCCTAAAACAAAATGTGACCAAATGCCGTCCGTAAGAGTGTTAGAGGTATAAAGGAGGGCATAACAACCATGCAGCGATCAGTGCCCCAGCTGGGCGATCATGTGATGAAAGTTTATGAGACATACGCAGATACGCTGTTCCGGATTGCCATGGTGCACCTCGGCAGACGGGAAGACGCGGAGGAAGCCACTCAGGATACCTTCATCAAACTAATAGAAAAAGCCCCTACGTTCAACGATGCGGAGCATCAGAAAGCATGGTTGATTCGGGTCATCACCAATCATTGCAAATCCTTATTAGGCAGAGGCTGGCGTAAACGGGAGGTCAAGCTGGAGGGAGTCGATCCTCTTACAACAGACAACCCTGAAGATCACGCGCTGATCGAACTCGTGCTGTCACTGCCTGTCAAGTATAGATCAGTGGTTCATCTGTATTATTACGAAGATTATCCGATCCGAGAAATCAGCGAGATCCTGGAGATTAGCGAATCAGCGGTGAAAATGAGATTGAAACGTGGCAGACAGCTGTTAAAACTGGAGCTGGAAGGAGAGGAACTGTAATGAACGAAGAGCAATTCAAACAAAACTACAAGAAAGCGGTGGATCATATGAAAGCAAACGAACAAATGAAGAAACGAGTAGAGAAATCCTTAAACTCACAACATCAGGGACCAAAACGTCAACGTAAACCATTATACATTGCAGCAAGTGTCGTTATCGCTGCCAGCATTGGCTTGGCTGCGCCGAGTGTATGGCAAGAATTCAATGGACCAACCGCACCAACACCAACTCCACAGGTTGCAGAGGTGACTCCAGTCGCGTCGTTCGATCCGGTTGTGATTCCAAAGATGGAGTTGCCGGATTCACAGGGCAAAGGCGCGATGGCTGATATGGTGCAATTGGTCGTGTATGGAGGAAATGTCTATACACAGTCCCCAACTTTGCTTGAAGGCGCAAATGCACTCAACCTGCGGGGTGAGAAGCTTGGCACTACAACTGGTGGCATCAATGAGCTGAGCGGCCAGGATAAATACACGGAGCTTGCTTCCAACATTGGCGAAGCAGACATCTATGCGGTCAATGGCTACGATAAGGACTTCCGTATCATGTCTTACACCGAGATCGATGGTCAGGTGTATGCTCAACTATTCGACAAAAATAACGGGATCACCATCAGTAGCGGAGCAGACTTGATCGGAAAGCTTCATCTCGAAGGCAACATCACTTCTGCGCAATGGGAGACGTTCGACAGCTGGAATAACGGATTGCAGCAGCTTCAACCGTTAGCAGCGGATGAAGCACTGGACAGCTTTATCTCGGCGTTATCTGCTGCCAAACCGATCGCAACGAGCCCGGAATTGGAAGAGAACCTCTACGGCAAGGAAGATCGCAAGATCATCTATCTCACGCTGGAAGATAAAACGCAGGTCCCACTGGTTCTATTTGGTGAAGGGCTGGTTCGTTACGGTAATGTTCCGGCATTCCTGGAAGTGGAGAAAGGCGCATTTCAATCATTCTGGAACAGCTTGAGCGAGTAAGGCTAAGACGTAATATAGATTCATGAAGAAGAGCGAACATGGCACGCAAGTGCTTTGTTCGCTCTTTTGATTATCGGTGGGGTTAGATTAATTAGAATTTTTGTAATACACCAAGTGATCGGTCCATTCATTATTTTCGTGTATAAACCCTTTACGTAGACATTCAAATTCCATACCAACACTCTCTGCTAGTTTCATGGAAGGGGTATTATCCACATTAATATGAGCTTCTATGCGGTGGAATTTCAGATGTTCAAATGCAATATGAAGAGCTTCATTCACTGCTTCTTTCCCATAACCTTTTCGCCAATACTGATTATGGATCGTGTATCCGAAGCTTCCCCATTGAAAATCATCTCTCGCCAAGGTAGCAATATCAATCATACCCAGATGTGTACCATCATGCTTTCTAAACACACCAAATACATAAACGGCATCTGTACGCGCTAACTCTTGATGTCGATCTACCAGATCACGAAACCAATCCAGTGTGCATTCACTCATATCCATTTTGCCTTTATCATGACGGTGTTGGGATGGATGACGGTTTTCGAATTCATATAACCAATTTTCATAGTCTTCTTTCTGTAATGGTCGGATGACTAGCCGTTCTGTCTCTGAAATATAATCAAATTTTTCTGCTTTTAATATCAAAATGACCTCTCCTCTGTATTGAATGTATGCTCATGGCATAGCATTGAAATAGTCCATAACTACGCTGCGAAACTCTAAAGCGGCTTTGGAAATATATCTGTTTTTGTGCGAAAGTAGAGCGATTTCCCGAACGAGCTTGTGTTCCTCTACCTGAAGATATCTAATGCGCTCATGCGGGTTTCTGGCTGTGCTAGGTATAAACGCGAGACCGATCTCCGCTTCAACAAGGGCTGTTAATCTTGCAGGCTCATCACCTTCATATACATACTTCGGTACAAAACCAACGGATTGACATACGGAATCTACCATATCACGAACCCCATACCCTTGCTTCACCCCAACAAACCGCTCGTCCTTAAGCTCGGTTAATTGAATGCTGCTTCGATCTGCATATCGATGACCCATAGGAACAGCGACTACAATCGGATCGTCATATAGGATCTGACATTCGATATCGTCACCTTGAATCGGAGGGGAGGAGAGACAAAAGTCCACCTCGCCCCGATGTAGAAGTCTGGACATGTTTTCTAACGAAACCATTTGCACATGAAATTGAATGTCCGGTTTGTTTTTCCGGAATTCCCGCAGTATACCTGGCAAAGTACTTGCCGTAGTCACCGCCAATTGCAGTGTACCCTGATCCGGGTTGGAGAGGTCAGCGATTTCCCGCTTTCCTTGTTCCAATTCAAATAAAGCTTTTTCAGTTCGCTGAAGAAATGTTCTTCCAAAGTCATTTAATCGCAGCTTTCTCCCGATACGATCAAATAAAGGGACTCCCAGGTCATCCTCTAATCGTTGTATCGTTTTGCTCAGGGAGGATTGCGTGACATGCAGCTTTCCTGCAGCTTCCGTAACATGTTCGCATCGGGCCACCGTCAGGAAATATTTTAGTTGAAGAAGTTCCATTTGCACCATTCCTTCATTCCTTCTAGTTCATCAAATCATAACATATAATGCGTTGGAATAAATGAATATTTTCAAGTAAGATGACAGCAGAAGAAGGAGTGATGCACCGATGAACATTCGAAATAAAGGATTGATGTTAGCTGTTGGACTCGGAATTATGTTGAATCCGTTGAATTCCTCCATGATTTCTGTGGCAATCTCCAGGTTACAACAAGTGTATCAACTTAATTTTACAGCCGTCTCGTGGATTATTTTATCATTTTACATTGCTAGTGCTGTCGCTCAACCCGTCATGGGCAAGTGTAGTGATTTGTTTGGCCGCAGGAAGATTTTCCTCATGGGTCTTATTATTGTTTTTGTATCGTCCATGCTAGCTCCGTGGTCTCCCAGTTTTTCGTGGCTCATCGTATTCCGGATCGTTCAATCGATTGGCACAAGCATGATGGTGGCCGTCGGAATGGCGATTGTCAGAATTAACGTGACTGACAAGCAAGCCTCCGCCTTGTCCACCTTGGCTATATTCCTTTCTGGAGCGGCTGCGATCGGGCCCTTTATTGGTGGAGTATTGATTCATTGGTGGGACTGGCATAGCATATTCATCGTTAATATTCCGTTTGTCATGGCAAGCTTTTGGTTCGCCTGGAAAACAATCCCGAAGGACGAGCAATCCCCGTCTATCTCTGGTCACATGTCCATTCGGAAATGGCTTGCGTTAATTGACGCACCAGGCATCCTGATGTTTACGGTAGCCTTGGTCACTCTCCTCATCGGTTTACTTTCAGTATATTCCACAGGAGATATTTCAACATGGCATCTGCTGACAGGAGCGATCGGGTTAATCGCACTCGTTATGTTCATTCGACATGAATTAAAAGCAGACACGCCTTTCATCCCTCTGCGAACCTTTGCCACATATCCCGAGATGACTTGGGTGAATGTGCAATACATGCTGGTAAATATCCTGTTTTACGCACTATTTTTTGGAGTTCCTACGTATTTGAAGCAGATACGACATCTCAATGAAGTTCATACAGGAATGAGCATGCTAGCTTTGGGGTTATGTTCAGTCATTATTGCTCCGATCGCAGGGCGCTGGATTGACAGATCAGGAACACGGCCAGCGCTGATCGTATCCGCTTCTTTAATGACATTTGGCTCTATATTGATCGTTGTTATGAATGAAACTTCTCCAATCTTCATCATCATTGTTGCCTTAGCTTTATTTGGAATAAGTAACGGCCTAAACGCGGTTGGCATGCAAGCTGCTCTGTTCAAAAGCACACCCAAAGAAATGATTGGAGTCGCATCGGGTATTTTTAATACATCACGCTACCTGGGGACCATCTTATCGTCGTTATTCATTGGAATTGTTATGGGAGATACATTTAATGTGACAGGATTTCACATGCTTGGAATCATCCTTACGGTATTAGCTGCATCACTGATCATCATGAGTGTACGTCGCGAGGCAGGTGCGGTGAGTCCGGAGCAAGTAAGCAAGTAAAATAGCGAATCTGCCGTGCAATAGCACGTTTACACCCAATGAATCAATAGCTCCATTGGGTGTATTTTTTGTTTTTCACCAAGTTGTCAGAAAGAGTTGATCCTTTCTTGAACGTTTAGGGTAGAAGACGTGTCTTTGATTGAATTAGGTAAAAATAAAGATATAATAATTTTGATTAATAGGCTTGGTCAGTACTTGAAGTGCATCAATATCAGATTTTCATAGGCATCCAGCGCTTGTTATAATCGGGAGCCAACAGGAGTAAACGCATTAAAGGTGTGGCAAGATATCGTCGTACCTAACTTTGTGAAATATTTCGCAACTATGCATTGAGCTTGGCCGAAGCTGATATTGAATGTTTCAAAATTGAACAGAGTTTGAAGGGAGGCATTATAACGAATGGTTATTGATACGGTGTTATGGAGCAGGCTGGTGACTGGTTTGACGCTCGGGTTCCACGTGATTTTTGCAACACTTGGTGTCGGTGTACCTTTGATGATCGCTATTGCAGAATTCATCGGCATTCGGAAGAAAGATCACCATTACATACTTATGGCGAAGAGATGGTCACGAGGGTTTGTTATTTCTGTCGCAGTTGGTGTCGTGACAGGCACAGCGATATCGCTGCAATTGGCCCTGGTATGGCCGAATTTTATGAAGCTGGCCGGGAATGTCATTGCACTGCCACTATTTATGGAAGTATTCGCGTTCTTTTTTGAAGCCATCTTCCTGGGCATTTACCTGTACACGTGGGATCGGTTCAAAAGTCCGTATATCCACTGGTTGCTGACCATTCCAATTGTCGCCGGGGCAGGTATGTCTGCTGTTTTTATTACTACAGTGAACGGGTTCATGAACCAGCCTGAAGGCTTTGTCATGGAAGCAGGCCAATTCATGGCAGTGAACCCAGTGCAAGCGATGCTGAATACGGCGACGTTCTCCAAAGTGTTCCATGTATTAAGCTCGGCTTATCTGACAGGAGCTGCCCTGTTAGCAGGAATAGCAGCCTTTGCGATGCTGAGAAAAGGAGTGTCCGCGTACCACAAAAAAGGCTTGAATCTCATGATGGCCGTTGTGCTGGTATTCAGTTTGTTAAATTCTTTAGCTGGAGATGTGTCTGCCAAGTTTTTGGCTGAGCATCAGCCGGAGAAGCTCGCAGCTGCCGAGTGGCATTTCGAGACGGAAAGCGGAGCGGATTTGATTTTTTTGGGATGGCTGAATGCAGAACATGAAATTATAGGCGCTCTTCATTTGCCGAAA
Proteins encoded in this region:
- a CDS encoding sigma-70 family RNA polymerase sigma factor, whose amino-acid sequence is MQRSVPQLGDHVMKVYETYADTLFRIAMVHLGRREDAEEATQDTFIKLIEKAPTFNDAEHQKAWLIRVITNHCKSLLGRGWRKREVKLEGVDPLTTDNPEDHALIELVLSLPVKYRSVVHLYYYEDYPIREISEILEISESAVKMRLKRGRQLLKLELEGEEL
- a CDS encoding GNAT family N-acetyltransferase, producing the protein MILKAEKFDYISETERLVIRPLQKEDYENWLYEFENRHPSQHRHDKGKMDMSECTLDWFRDLVDRHQELARTDAVYVFGVFRKHDGTHLGMIDIATLARDDFQWGSFGYTIHNQYWRKGYGKEAVNEALHIAFEHLKFHRIEAHINVDNTPSMKLAESVGMEFECLRKGFIHENNEWTDHLVYYKNSN
- a CDS encoding LysR family transcriptional regulator: MELLQLKYFLTVARCEHVTEAAGKLHVTQSSLSKTIQRLEDDLGVPLFDRIGRKLRLNDFGRTFLQRTEKALFELEQGKREIADLSNPDQGTLQLAVTTASTLPGILREFRKNKPDIQFHVQMVSLENMSRLLHRGEVDFCLSSPPIQGDDIECQILYDDPIVVAVPMGHRYADRSSIQLTELKDERFVGVKQGYGVRDMVDSVCQSVGFVPKYVYEGDEPARLTALVEAEIGLAFIPSTARNPHERIRYLQVEEHKLVREIALLSHKNRYISKAALEFRSVVMDYFNAMP
- a CDS encoding MFS transporter, giving the protein MNIRNKGLMLAVGLGIMLNPLNSSMISVAISRLQQVYQLNFTAVSWIILSFYIASAVAQPVMGKCSDLFGRRKIFLMGLIIVFVSSMLAPWSPSFSWLIVFRIVQSIGTSMMVAVGMAIVRINVTDKQASALSTLAIFLSGAAAIGPFIGGVLIHWWDWHSIFIVNIPFVMASFWFAWKTIPKDEQSPSISGHMSIRKWLALIDAPGILMFTVALVTLLIGLLSVYSTGDISTWHLLTGAIGLIALVMFIRHELKADTPFIPLRTFATYPEMTWVNVQYMLVNILFYALFFGVPTYLKQIRHLNEVHTGMSMLALGLCSVIIAPIAGRWIDRSGTRPALIVSASLMTFGSILIVVMNETSPIFIIIVALALFGISNGLNAVGMQAALFKSTPKEMIGVASGIFNTSRYLGTILSSLFIGIVMGDTFNVTGFHMLGIILTVLAASLIIMSVRREAGAVSPEQVSK
- a CDS encoding cytochrome ubiquinol oxidase subunit I, with amino-acid sequence MVIDTVLWSRLVTGLTLGFHVIFATLGVGVPLMIAIAEFIGIRKKDHHYILMAKRWSRGFVISVAVGVVTGTAISLQLALVWPNFMKLAGNVIALPLFMEVFAFFFEAIFLGIYLYTWDRFKSPYIHWLLTIPIVAGAGMSAVFITTVNGFMNQPEGFVMEAGQFMAVNPVQAMLNTATFSKVFHVLSSAYLTGAALLAGIAAFAMLRKGVSAYHKKGLNLMMAVVLVFSLLNSLAGDVSAKFLAEHQPEKLAAAEWHFETESGADLIFLGWLNAEHEIIGALHLPKLLSFLAFGDFNAEVTGLNEFPPDEHPPLLVHYLFDLMAGIGFALLAISSLYFLFVFWKKRNQFNKWMLRMVALSAPLAFLAVEMGWFYAEIGRQPWIIRGYMRVEEAATSSPSVRILFFVFLLLYILLGVMCVVVLRRLFNNNPAELEMEKWLKEKHDQTAEKGGQA